One part of the Rutidosis leptorrhynchoides isolate AG116_Rl617_1_P2 chromosome 1, CSIRO_AGI_Rlap_v1, whole genome shotgun sequence genome encodes these proteins:
- the LOC139890865 gene encoding uncharacterized protein, whose amino-acid sequence MFEGVMRMQHWQDETACHMFPMVLQKMAREWFVSLSPQSITSFLDLMAEFVMQYQSLRSCTLSHLDVHEINMHQNESLSNFMKRYTIECQKILDIPESQLVSGFIFCLDQRRFASLIDALWYDVPKTLHQALVVEKKHLRAGKMGIQELIITRGIIGSRMGGRTGMKTIRGNVGMIMVINDNNMEILFTEPIKETFNPPPQGLQSDRWCDYHEEYGHDTDSCKSLMREIIANIKAGELNHLLPGIHYRRNDPSKCFAWQGKVHHGGQHDWNRREERKDERDPTPERYIKVIWNEEEEHESGM is encoded by the exons ATGTTTGAGGGAGTTATGAGAATGCAGCATTGGCAAGATGAAACTGCGTGTCATATGTTTCCGATGGTATTGCAGAAGATGGCACGAGAGTGGTTTGTAAGTCTTTCGCCACAGAGTATTACCAGTTTCCTTGATTTAATGGCtgaatttgtgatgcaataccaaagtcTAAGAAGTTGCACGTTGTCGCATCTTGATGTGCATGAGATCAATATGCATCAAAATGAATCCTTAAGCAATTTCATGAAGCGTTACACCATCGAGTGTCAAAAAATACTTGATataccagagtctcagcttgtttcaggTTTCATATTTTGTCTTGATCAGCGTCGCTTTGCAAGTTTGATTGATGCGTTATGGTATGATGTCCCAAAAACGTTGCACCAAGCATTGGTTGTTGAAAAGAAGCATTTGAGAGCTGGTAAAATGGGCATCCAAGAGTTGATAATTACCAGAGGAATTATAGGTAGCAGAATGGGGGGCAGAACAGGAATGAAAACTATCAGAGGCAACGTGGGTATGATAATGGTTATCAACGACAACAACATG GAGATCTTATTCACTGAACCTATTAAGGAAACCTTTAACCCTCCACCGCAGGGACTACAAAGTGATAGGTGGTGTGATTACCATGAGGAATACGGGCATGACACTGATAGTTGTAAGTCGttgatgagggaaatcattgcTAACATTAAAGCTGGCGAGTTGAACCATCTGTTACCAGGTATACATTATAGGAGGAATGATCCAAGTAAGTGTTTCGCTTGGCAAGGAAAGGTGCATCATGGTGGACAGCATGATTGGAACAGGAGAGAGGAGAGAAAAGATGAAAGGGACCCAACCCCTGAAAGGTACATCAAGGTTATTTGGAATGAGGAGGAAGAGCATGAGTCAggcatgtag